In Salvia miltiorrhiza cultivar Shanhuang (shh) chromosome 4, IMPLAD_Smil_shh, whole genome shotgun sequence, the DNA window CGGTCGCCCGGGTGAACCCTCCGGCCAGCCACCCCAAGTTCTTGTATCCTCCTTTATGCAATTTCGCGACAGCCATCAAAGATCTTCAGCGTACATGTCATGTTATCAATAACCAAAACAAGTGTTCTCACATACTGAATATGGAAATACTATATGAGTAacaaaaaatatgattttaaaaattcttCCTTTAAATATAAGAATTTTCAACTGTTATAATTTTTCACACAATTGCTAATTTTCGATGAACTAGTGTCGTTGTGGCTAGttgaaaatgacaaattaaagTGACGTAGACAATCCAACTACATTATTTAGTAGACCGTGTAGACAGTAAATTTGAAGATAATTGATAATTGAGTGAAAAATGAGAAGAATTGAAAGTTGATACCTTAGTCCCTCCCCACACGCTACGAGCAGCTTAGAATCTTTGTCAGGGACAGCTTGTTCCACTTGTTGGAGAAAAGTAGGATTGATCATGGTAAACAACTGGCCAGTCCACAGCCCAATGTAGCCCAAGTGAACCCACTTCTTCAACAGTGTGATGGGGCTGTTATCCTTATCCTCCACGAACAACGGCACGTGCATCGATCCCGAAACGCGtgccttctctctctcccactGCGGCCTGATGTCCAGCAATCTGTAGCCTTGGGACTCCATTGCCGCGGCTGCATCTTTTGGTGCTATGGGGGTCACCGCACCGGATTCTATCAGCTCCTGCGCTCTGCCGCCTACCACCGCATGCACTCTCAGAGAGCCGGACCGCGGCTGAGGGGCGGCGCACCGCGGGTGTTTCAAGGCGGATGTGTGGTGGTGCTTCAAATCAAGTGCCATGCTGTCGCTTTGAGCCTTAGTTACACTCACCTTATCTTTTCACTCACACCTCTGGAGATAGACCCTTTTTTAATGGCCAACCATTGAAGGAAAAATGAtttatacttttatttctcATTAGTGAAATTAGTTTTTAGAATATTGTTTGGTGTTTTATTTTAACTACTAATAATtttagatatatttaaaaataaaatatagaattGCAAGAATTATTGGAGCTTGCAGTTCATAATTTCATTGTTGGTTTCTTTCACATGTATCGTTCGAGTAATATAATCGTACATGAACTTGCTTGATTTGATAGGACTATGtttatcaataattatttctcTCTTTCATATACACAATTTATGATCAAATTCAATTCTAcaaattttatactttatcaaTGACCAATCCTTTAAATAATCGCACTTAAAACAGAGAATCTCGTTAGATCTTATTGAATATAAATAATCGTTCTTTttaaaagtttaaaattataattatcaatCAATAATAAAGGTATTTACATTTGAATCATACGACTAAACaccaataaaatattaaaatgtaCTCAAAAGCAAGTTTTGTGCATCGCAACTCTCTGGATTTTGCTAACCATTAAcaaactttttattaaaattaaatgggttaatagccagaaaatacacgaagtttgcccgaatttgcattttgcacatcACCTTAAAAAATAGCCCCATAATACATCAGCTTTTGATTTTATCGTAAATTGCACACGACGAGAATTCCGAAtataattaaagttgaccggCAACAACGTGGCAGTACGCGTGGCATTTTTAATGATGTGGCAATACGCGTGGcatgaaaattaaaaacaatgtaattttttgttacatgtggcataagagagagagaaattgacaAAATCAAAAGCCCTAATTAATCCTCCAGCCCTATTTCTCTTCACCATTAATCCTCCGGCGTCTTCTATAGCGAGCAGCGGAGGTGGTCGAGGGTGAGGCCGCCGCAGCCGCGACCGGTGGCGGCTGGTTTCTCGATGCCGCCACCTCCCCCCGCCTTACCTACTCCATCTTCCTCCGCCATGTCGCCTCTCTGTCCGCCTCCCTCAAACCCATCGTCTCCAACAACGCCGCCGCTTTCATCCTCCTCCACTGCCAGGAGCGCCATGGCTGCAGATCCCCAAATCGCAGCCCTCGGCCTCCTAGATTTTCCCTCACCACTCCTTTGATTTCATCCGGATCGACTCCGATTTTGGAAGGTTGGAGGCGGAGGAGGATTGTGGGGGATTTGGGTGGTGTTTGTGTCATGATTGTGGGGGATTTGGGTTTTGCAAATTTGGGGATTTGTGTGGTGTTTGTGTCGTGGTGTGGTGGTGGAAGGTGGCGGCTGGAGATGAGGCCGCGCTGTGCGACGCGGCGGAGATGGAGGATGGCGGCGGATTTGGGACGCGGCGGATCTAATGCAACCGGGTTTTGCAGCCATGGCGGCGACTCCTCTTGCCTATTTTTCGATTTTTCCAGATCTGAGCCTCATTTACAGGAGGAAGCCGGCGGCCGAGATTTGGATAAGCGACTCCTCATCTGGATCTGGGCGGTTCGTCGGTCCAGGAGGAAGGCGGTAGTTAAGATTTGGAGAAGAAGGGGTGAGCGGCGGCGCGCCGGCGGCAGCGGGGGTGGGGGTGAcaatatcttttttttctttttttaatttttatttttattaattgaaaaaagcttcacaaaacgacgtcgttttgtatgATCGCCGGTATGTCCACGTCTGCAAATTCCGGGAGACACGTCATCTAAGATTTAAGggatggtcaacgcatgtgcaaattacaacaaaattaaaaagtggTGTATTCTGAGGTCATTTTTGAACGTCATGTGTAATTTGCAAATTtggtgatagttcgtgtattttttggctattaacccaaattaaatcctcaaaatacctataaaaaagaaaagaacattGTGTGACGGTCCGAATTGCGATGAAGCCCATTAACTAACGGGCTAGTCCAATTAATAGAATTGCTGAGAACAACGCTTTCTGTTGAACGTTTAAATCCTAAAGCAGATCAAAATTGTAGCAACACAAATCCCGCTTTACCGGAGCCGATAATCTGGTAACCGCCAGCGGGAACGTCA includes these proteins:
- the LOC131022652 gene encoding rhodanese-like domain-containing protein 10 — its product is MALDLKHHHTSALKHPRCAAPQPRSGSLRVHAVVGGRAQELIESGAVTPIAPKDAAAAMESQGYRLLDIRPQWEREKARVSGSMHVPLFVEDKDNSPITLLKKWVHLGYIGLWTGQLFTMINPTFLQQVEQAVPDKDSKLLVACGEGLRSLMAVAKLHKGGYKNLGWLAGGFTRATDDDFPAVEGSEKLEYATIGGASYYFLKLLLLIQAVGKKT